From the genome of Vanessa tameamea isolate UH-Manoa-2023 chromosome 16, ilVanTame1 primary haplotype, whole genome shotgun sequence, one region includes:
- the LOC113403553 gene encoding histone-lysine N-methyltransferase E(z) isoform X1, with product MSKSKVSAEWKKRVKTEYMRLRQVKRFKRADEVKVAWARNLRLMSEAIESRENEFSERGRRPFWPPPAPSSSHETLMKRAEITHTDGTGVVTTQQVPIIIINSVNPIPTMYTWAPTQKNFMVEDETVLHNIPYMGDEVLDQDGTFIEELIKNYDGKVHGDKEGGFIDDQLFVDLVHALVAYQTKDEVAEERKERELRNSKEEKEKETPKDQEEKDKDKKEVKDGEKKIIHEKQFPIFIIFQAIGSQFPDKGTAQELREKYIELTSRSDPNALPPECTPNIDGPLAESVSRDQTMHSFHTLFCRRCFKYDCFLHRSQATGLQACHPRPNLTKRKGPDLKPFSEPCSPSCFMLLEGVREQLAREAADDKPLALDSPNDASSEDSNDSNRYQKGSNSNSSNSNWSTNGINKPADSPAEATYNALGLTVGDESEWTGSDQSLFRSLHKVFPANYCAIAQVMLSKTCQQVYRHWTETGRESCGVQAECTPPRKKKKKHRLWSVHCRKIQLKKDSASHHVYNYTPCDHPNQPCDNMCPCLQSQNFCEKFCQCSSDCQNRFPGCRCKAQCNTKQCPCYLGVRECDPDLCTACGADAPAPPLAPPLAQRLPLYCRNVSVQRGLHKHLLLAPSDVAGWGIFLKEAAHKNEFISEYCGEIISQDEADRRGKVYDKYMCSFLFNLNNDFVVDATRKGNKIRFANHSINPNCYAKVMMVNGDHRIGIFAKRAIQPGEELFFDYRYGPTEQLKFVGIEREMEFL from the exons aTGAGTAAATCTAAAGTATCAGCAGAATGGAAGAAACGAGTAAAGACGGAGTACATGCGCCTTCGACAAGTAAAG agatTCAAGCGGGCTGACGAAGTGAAAGTGGCATGGGCTCGGAATTTGCGTTTAATGTCCGAGGCAATAGAATCTCGCGAAAATGAGTTTTCAGAGCGTGGACGTCGACCGTTCTGGCCTCCTCCTGCACCAAGCTCAAGCCATGAGACTCTTATGAAGCGAGCTGAAATTACACATACGGATG GTACAGGCGTGGTAACAACACAGCAAGTaccaatcataataataaattctgttAATCCAATACCAACCATGTATACCTGGGCGCCAACACAAAAGAACTTTATGGTGGAAGATGAGACTGTACTCCACAACATTCCATACATGGGAGATGAGGTGCTGGACCAGGATGGTACATTCATCGAGGAGCTCATAAAGAACTACGATGGGAAAGTGCATG gTGACAAAGAAGGTGGTTTCATAGATGATCAGCTATTTGTAGACTTGGTTCATGCACTAGTAGCTTATCAGACGAAGGACGAAGTGGCCGAGGAAAGAAAGGAGAGGGAATTGCGTAATTCAAAAGAAGAGAAAGAG AAGGAAACTCCAAAGGACCAAGAGGAAAAGGACAAGGACAAGAAGGAAGTCAAGGACGgcgaaaagaaaattatacacGAGAAACAGTTCCCGATATTCATCATCTTCCAGGCCATAGGCTCCCAGTTCCCGGACAAGGGGACCGCCCAGGAGCTCCGAGAGAA GTACATCGAGCTGACGTCCCGCAGCGACCCCAACGCGCTGCCGCCCGAGTGCACGCCCAACATCGACGGGCCGCTGGCCGAGTCCGTGTCGCGCGACCAGACCATGCACTCCTTCCACACGCTCTTCTGCCGCCGCTGCTTCAAGTACGACTGCTTCCTGCACC GAAGTCAGGCCACAG GCCTACAAGCGTGTCACCCGCGACCGAATTTAACCAAGCGGAAGGGCCCAGACCTGAAGCCCTTCTCCGAGCCGTGCAGCCCGAGCTGCTTCATGTTGCTG GAGGGCGTCCGCGAGCAGCTGGCGCGCGAGGCGGCGGACGACAAGCCGCTGGCGCTGGACTCGCCCAACGACGCCTCCTCCGAGGACAGCAACGACAGCAACCGCTACCAGAAGG GTAGCAACAGTAACTCCAGCAACAGCAACTGGAGCACGAATGGAATCAACAAGCCCGCCGACTCTCCGGCTGAAGCGACTTATAATGCCCTcg GTCTGACCGTGGGCGACGAATCCGAGTGGACGGGCTCGGACCAGTCGCTGTTCCGCTCGCTGCACAAGGTGTTCCCGGCCAACTACTGCGCCATCGCGCAGGTGATGCTGTCCAAGACGTGCCAACAG GTGTACCGGCACTGGACGGAGACGGGCCGCGAGAGCTGCGGCGTGCAGGCCGAGTGCACTCCGCCGcgcaagaagaagaagaagcacCGCCTGTGGTCCGTGCACTGCCGCAAGATCCAGCTCAAGAAGGACTCCGCCTCGCACCACGT ATACAACTACACGCCGTGTGATCACCCTAACCAGCCCTGCGACAACATGTGCCCCTGTCTCCAGTCACAGAACTTCTGTGAGAAGTTTTGTCAGTGCAGTAGCGAct GCCAGAACCGCTTCCCCGGCTGCCGCTGCAAGGCGCAGTGCAACACGAAGCAGTGCCCGTGCTACCTGGGCGTGCGCGAGTGCGACCCCGACCTGTGCACGGCGTGCGGCGCCgacgcgcccgcgccgccgctcGCGCCGCCGCTCGCGCAGCGCCTGCCGCTCTACTGCCGCAACGTCTCCGTGCAGAG GGGCCTGCACAAGCACCTGCTGCTGGCGCCGTCGGACGTGGCCGGCTGGGGCATCTTCCTCAAGGAGGCCGCGCACAAGAACGAGTTCATCTCGGAGTACTGCGGCGAGATCATCTCGCAGGACGAGGCGGACCGCCGCGGGAAGGTCTACGACAAGTACATGTGCTCCTTCCTGTTCAACCTTAATAACG ATTTCGTGGTGGACGCGACTCGCAAGGGGAACAAGATTCGCTTCGCCAACCACTCTATCAACCCGAACTGTTACGCCAAGGTGATGATGGTGAACGGCGACCATCGCATCGGTATTTTCGCCAAGCGCGCCATACAGCCTGGAGAGGAGTTGTTCTTCGATTACAG ATATGGACCAACAGAACAGCTGAAATTCGTTGGGATCGAAAGAGAGATGGAATTTTTATGA
- the LOC113403578 gene encoding cytochrome c oxidase subunit 6B1-like isoform X2 has product MPEMIKSPADIKTAPFDPRFPNQNQTRHCYQSYLDFYRCQKVRGEKYEPCNYFKRVYRSLCPNEWVEKWDGQRADGTFPGRI; this is encoded by the exons ATGCCCGAAATGATCAAATCACCAGCCGACATCAAAACCGCACCATTCGATCCGCGGTTCCCTAACCAGAACCAGACAag GCACTGCTACCAAAGCTACCTAGACTTCTATCGCTGCCAGAAGGTCCGCGGCGAGAAGTACGAGCCCTGCAACTACTTCAAGCGCGTGTACCGGTCCCTGTGCCCCAATGAGTGGGTCGAGAAGTGGGACGGGCAACGCGCCGACGGCACTTTCCCAGGCAGAATATAA
- the LOC113403553 gene encoding histone-lysine N-methyltransferase E(z) isoform X3, producing the protein MSKSKVSAEWKKRVKTEYMRLRQVKRFKRADEVKVAWARNLRLMSEAIESRENEFSERGRRPFWPPPAPSSSHETLMKRAEITHTDGTGVVTTQQVPIIIINSVNPIPTMYTWAPTQKNFMVEDETVLHNIPYMGDEVLDQDGTFIEELIKNYDGKVHGDKEGGFIDDQLFVDLVHALVAYQTKDEVAEERKERELRNSKEEKEKETPKDQEEKDKDKKEVKDGEKKIIHEKQFPIFIIFQAIGSQFPDKGTAQELREKYIELTSRSDPNALPPECTPNIDGPLAESVSRDQTMHSFHTLFCRRCFKYDCFLHRLQACHPRPNLTKRKGPDLKPFSEPCSPSCFMLLEGVREQLAREAADDKPLALDSPNDASSEDSNDSNRYQKGSNSNSSNSNWSTNGINKPADSPAEATYNALGLTVGDESEWTGSDQSLFRSLHKVFPANYCAIAQVMLSKTCQQVYRHWTETGRESCGVQAECTPPRKKKKKHRLWSVHCRKIQLKKDSASHHVYNYTPCDHPNQPCDNMCPCLQSQNFCEKFCQCSSDCQNRFPGCRCKAQCNTKQCPCYLGVRECDPDLCTACGADAPAPPLAPPLAQRLPLYCRNVSVQRGLHKHLLLAPSDVAGWGIFLKEAAHKNEFISEYCGEIISQDEADRRGKVYDKYMCSFLFNLNNDFVVDATRKGNKIRFANHSINPNCYAKVMMVNGDHRIGIFAKRAIQPGEELFFDYRYGPTEQLKFVGIEREMEFL; encoded by the exons aTGAGTAAATCTAAAGTATCAGCAGAATGGAAGAAACGAGTAAAGACGGAGTACATGCGCCTTCGACAAGTAAAG agatTCAAGCGGGCTGACGAAGTGAAAGTGGCATGGGCTCGGAATTTGCGTTTAATGTCCGAGGCAATAGAATCTCGCGAAAATGAGTTTTCAGAGCGTGGACGTCGACCGTTCTGGCCTCCTCCTGCACCAAGCTCAAGCCATGAGACTCTTATGAAGCGAGCTGAAATTACACATACGGATG GTACAGGCGTGGTAACAACACAGCAAGTaccaatcataataataaattctgttAATCCAATACCAACCATGTATACCTGGGCGCCAACACAAAAGAACTTTATGGTGGAAGATGAGACTGTACTCCACAACATTCCATACATGGGAGATGAGGTGCTGGACCAGGATGGTACATTCATCGAGGAGCTCATAAAGAACTACGATGGGAAAGTGCATG gTGACAAAGAAGGTGGTTTCATAGATGATCAGCTATTTGTAGACTTGGTTCATGCACTAGTAGCTTATCAGACGAAGGACGAAGTGGCCGAGGAAAGAAAGGAGAGGGAATTGCGTAATTCAAAAGAAGAGAAAGAG AAGGAAACTCCAAAGGACCAAGAGGAAAAGGACAAGGACAAGAAGGAAGTCAAGGACGgcgaaaagaaaattatacacGAGAAACAGTTCCCGATATTCATCATCTTCCAGGCCATAGGCTCCCAGTTCCCGGACAAGGGGACCGCCCAGGAGCTCCGAGAGAA GTACATCGAGCTGACGTCCCGCAGCGACCCCAACGCGCTGCCGCCCGAGTGCACGCCCAACATCGACGGGCCGCTGGCCGAGTCCGTGTCGCGCGACCAGACCATGCACTCCTTCCACACGCTCTTCTGCCGCCGCTGCTTCAAGTACGACTGCTTCCTGCACC GCCTACAAGCGTGTCACCCGCGACCGAATTTAACCAAGCGGAAGGGCCCAGACCTGAAGCCCTTCTCCGAGCCGTGCAGCCCGAGCTGCTTCATGTTGCTG GAGGGCGTCCGCGAGCAGCTGGCGCGCGAGGCGGCGGACGACAAGCCGCTGGCGCTGGACTCGCCCAACGACGCCTCCTCCGAGGACAGCAACGACAGCAACCGCTACCAGAAGG GTAGCAACAGTAACTCCAGCAACAGCAACTGGAGCACGAATGGAATCAACAAGCCCGCCGACTCTCCGGCTGAAGCGACTTATAATGCCCTcg GTCTGACCGTGGGCGACGAATCCGAGTGGACGGGCTCGGACCAGTCGCTGTTCCGCTCGCTGCACAAGGTGTTCCCGGCCAACTACTGCGCCATCGCGCAGGTGATGCTGTCCAAGACGTGCCAACAG GTGTACCGGCACTGGACGGAGACGGGCCGCGAGAGCTGCGGCGTGCAGGCCGAGTGCACTCCGCCGcgcaagaagaagaagaagcacCGCCTGTGGTCCGTGCACTGCCGCAAGATCCAGCTCAAGAAGGACTCCGCCTCGCACCACGT ATACAACTACACGCCGTGTGATCACCCTAACCAGCCCTGCGACAACATGTGCCCCTGTCTCCAGTCACAGAACTTCTGTGAGAAGTTTTGTCAGTGCAGTAGCGAct GCCAGAACCGCTTCCCCGGCTGCCGCTGCAAGGCGCAGTGCAACACGAAGCAGTGCCCGTGCTACCTGGGCGTGCGCGAGTGCGACCCCGACCTGTGCACGGCGTGCGGCGCCgacgcgcccgcgccgccgctcGCGCCGCCGCTCGCGCAGCGCCTGCCGCTCTACTGCCGCAACGTCTCCGTGCAGAG GGGCCTGCACAAGCACCTGCTGCTGGCGCCGTCGGACGTGGCCGGCTGGGGCATCTTCCTCAAGGAGGCCGCGCACAAGAACGAGTTCATCTCGGAGTACTGCGGCGAGATCATCTCGCAGGACGAGGCGGACCGCCGCGGGAAGGTCTACGACAAGTACATGTGCTCCTTCCTGTTCAACCTTAATAACG ATTTCGTGGTGGACGCGACTCGCAAGGGGAACAAGATTCGCTTCGCCAACCACTCTATCAACCCGAACTGTTACGCCAAGGTGATGATGGTGAACGGCGACCATCGCATCGGTATTTTCGCCAAGCGCGCCATACAGCCTGGAGAGGAGTTGTTCTTCGATTACAG ATATGGACCAACAGAACAGCTGAAATTCGTTGGGATCGAAAGAGAGATGGAATTTTTATGA
- the LOC113403578 gene encoding serine/arginine repetitive matrix protein 1-like isoform X1 codes for MSSYRGEVGAWDGGPPGAEADYAPQHAPPHAAPLPTTDPWTGVSYSQYGPPQYDYQGYSAPGYGYNYDSTYYQRPDGGYYDSSRNAYPPQQLGNYDATRERSRSTHGSREYDRPRTLYRSKSRSVSPYDREEREYSKKRESSYEDNRRRKSRSASKHSKYSSSDRSSYRSRSYSRSPSKKTKNRRQSESSQSSGSGRSYKKSANARVDRSHTPTSHSRNRSYDNDERLKSRSSSLEKESKSTRRSHQKRSKSKERRPRDIYTPPRKNSVSPKPHKKSSKSSPKTNKKSERSPHRKNKYRDRQSLTPPRKTKDSSVTPPRCYARKHSSSSSTSRSRSRSVTPKAKHKRSCTPKLRRSRSSSSSRSSSSRSGAKRRIKRKSITKHGSRNNSRSRDRSMSKGRSPLRHHSSSRFRSRRSRSGKGSKSRSSRSHSRSRSASPSEDECRGQFTVADRKRFWKMHRSRQEKAERCRTPRKEVRPPPGAVESTTVDDVQYGDPPDLEGPNFAELLPTPEQILHAPSSSRSKPIPIPIKNDGSFLEMFKKMQEETKKAEVVEDKPVIKKPILPFIGKRRGGRVLKTGLVKKAKAIDEQTVDNTPKDAWSLYMQEVKKYRETSCEEERKTRPLVK; via the coding sequence ATGTCCTCGTATCGTGGCGAGGTGGGCGCGTGGGACGGCGGTCCTCCGGGCGCTGAGGCGGACTACGCGCCGCAGCACGCGCCTCCACACGCCGCGCCCTTGCCCACCACCGATCCCTGGACGGGGGTCAGCTACAGTCAGTACGGGCCGCCTCAATACGACTACCAAGGCTACAGTGCCCCCGGTTACGGTTATAATTACGATTCCACGTATTATCAGAGACCTGACGGTGGCTACTATGATAGTTCTAGGAATGCGTATCCCCCACAGCAGCTCGGCAACTACGACGCCACTCGTGAACGTTCGCGATCAACTCACGGCTCTCGCGAATACGATCGTCCACGAACTTTGTATAGATCCAAATCAAGGAGTGTGTCACCATACGATAGAGAAGAACGAGAATACTCTAAGAAAAGGGAAAGCAGTTACGAAGATAACAGAAGGCGTAAATCAAGAAGTGCCTCAAAACACTCTAAGTATTCATCTAGTGACCGGTCGAGCTACAGATCTAGATCATATTCCAGGTCACCCTCTAAGAAAACGAAAAATCGCAGGCAATCAGAATCATCACAGTCATCAGGGTCTGGCAGATCTTATAAGAAGTCTGCTAATGCAAGGGTTGATCGATCTCATACACCAACATCACATTCTCGCAATAGATCGTATGATAATGATGAAAGATTGAAAAGTAGGTCTTCTAGTCTCGAAAAAGAATCAAAAAGCACTAGAAGATCTCATCAGAAACGGTCAAAATCGAAAGAACGACGACCAAGAGATATTTATACTCCACCGAGGAAGAATTCCGTTTCTCCAAAACCACATAAAAAGTCTTCAAAATCTTCACCCAAAACCAATAAGAAATCAGAACGTTCTCcacatagaaaaaataaatatcgtgaTCGTCAATCTTTGACACCACCtagaaaaacaaaagacagTTCTGTTACCCCACCTCGTTGTTATGCCAGGAAGCATTCCTCATCGAGTTCTACTTCTCGATCCCGTTCTCGATCAGTTACTCCTAAGGCTAAACATAAAAGATCTTGTACTCCGAAATTACGGCGAAGTAGATCATCGTCTTCTAGTCGATCATCATCTTCTAGATCAGGTGCTAAAAGACGCATAAAACGTAAATCAATAACTAAACACGGATCTCGTAATAACAGTCGATCAAGAGATAGATCAATGAGTAAGGGAAGATCGCCTTTACGCCATCATTCCAGCTCACGTTTTAGAAGCAGGAGGTCAAGAAGTGGAAAGGGATCGAAATCTCGTAGCTCTCGATCACACAGCCGTAGTCGCAGTGCGTCTCCGAGCGAAGATGAATGTCGAGGGCAGTTTACGGTAGCAGACAGAAAAAGATTTTGGAAGATGCATAGGAGTAGACAAGAAAAGGCAGAAAGGTGTAGAACTCCACGAAAAGAAGTAAGGCCTCCACCTGGTGCTGTAGAATCTACTACTGTGGATGATGTTCAATATGGTGATCCACCTGATTTGGAAGGCCCCAATTTTGCTGAGCTTTTGCCAACACCTGAACAAATTTTACATGCGCCGTCAAGTTCAAGGTCCAAACCAATACCAATACCTATAAAAAATGATGGGAGTTTTctagaaatgtttaaaaagatGCAAGAAGAGACTAAAAAAGCTGAAGTTGTAGAAGACAAACCAGTAATTAAAAAACCCATTCTGCCTTTCATTGGCAAACGACGGGGTGGGAGAGTACTGAAAACTGGTCTAGTTAAGAAAGCTAAGGCAATTGATGAACAAACAGTAGATAATACGCCAAAGGATGCATGGTCCCTTTATATGCAGGAAGTGAAAAAATACAGAGAAACATCATGCGAAGAAGAGAGAAAGACGAGGCCACTGgtcaaataa
- the LOC113403553 gene encoding histone-lysine N-methyltransferase E(z) isoform X2, whose amino-acid sequence MSKSKVSAEWKKRVKTEYMRLRQVKRFKRADEVKVAWARNLRLMSEAIESRENEFSERGRRPFWPPPAPSSSHETLMKRAEITHTDGTGVVTTQQVPIIIINSVNPIPTMYTWAPTQKNFMVEDETVLHNIPYMGDEVLDQDGTFIEELIKNYDGKVHGDKEGGFIDDQLFVDLVHALVAYQTKDEVAEERKERELRNSKEEKEETPKDQEEKDKDKKEVKDGEKKIIHEKQFPIFIIFQAIGSQFPDKGTAQELREKYIELTSRSDPNALPPECTPNIDGPLAESVSRDQTMHSFHTLFCRRCFKYDCFLHRSQATGLQACHPRPNLTKRKGPDLKPFSEPCSPSCFMLLEGVREQLAREAADDKPLALDSPNDASSEDSNDSNRYQKGSNSNSSNSNWSTNGINKPADSPAEATYNALGLTVGDESEWTGSDQSLFRSLHKVFPANYCAIAQVMLSKTCQQVYRHWTETGRESCGVQAECTPPRKKKKKHRLWSVHCRKIQLKKDSASHHVYNYTPCDHPNQPCDNMCPCLQSQNFCEKFCQCSSDCQNRFPGCRCKAQCNTKQCPCYLGVRECDPDLCTACGADAPAPPLAPPLAQRLPLYCRNVSVQRGLHKHLLLAPSDVAGWGIFLKEAAHKNEFISEYCGEIISQDEADRRGKVYDKYMCSFLFNLNNDFVVDATRKGNKIRFANHSINPNCYAKVMMVNGDHRIGIFAKRAIQPGEELFFDYRYGPTEQLKFVGIEREMEFL is encoded by the exons aTGAGTAAATCTAAAGTATCAGCAGAATGGAAGAAACGAGTAAAGACGGAGTACATGCGCCTTCGACAAGTAAAG agatTCAAGCGGGCTGACGAAGTGAAAGTGGCATGGGCTCGGAATTTGCGTTTAATGTCCGAGGCAATAGAATCTCGCGAAAATGAGTTTTCAGAGCGTGGACGTCGACCGTTCTGGCCTCCTCCTGCACCAAGCTCAAGCCATGAGACTCTTATGAAGCGAGCTGAAATTACACATACGGATG GTACAGGCGTGGTAACAACACAGCAAGTaccaatcataataataaattctgttAATCCAATACCAACCATGTATACCTGGGCGCCAACACAAAAGAACTTTATGGTGGAAGATGAGACTGTACTCCACAACATTCCATACATGGGAGATGAGGTGCTGGACCAGGATGGTACATTCATCGAGGAGCTCATAAAGAACTACGATGGGAAAGTGCATG gTGACAAAGAAGGTGGTTTCATAGATGATCAGCTATTTGTAGACTTGGTTCATGCACTAGTAGCTTATCAGACGAAGGACGAAGTGGCCGAGGAAAGAAAGGAGAGGGAATTGCGTAATTCAAAAGAAGAGAAAGAG GAAACTCCAAAGGACCAAGAGGAAAAGGACAAGGACAAGAAGGAAGTCAAGGACGgcgaaaagaaaattatacacGAGAAACAGTTCCCGATATTCATCATCTTCCAGGCCATAGGCTCCCAGTTCCCGGACAAGGGGACCGCCCAGGAGCTCCGAGAGAA GTACATCGAGCTGACGTCCCGCAGCGACCCCAACGCGCTGCCGCCCGAGTGCACGCCCAACATCGACGGGCCGCTGGCCGAGTCCGTGTCGCGCGACCAGACCATGCACTCCTTCCACACGCTCTTCTGCCGCCGCTGCTTCAAGTACGACTGCTTCCTGCACC GAAGTCAGGCCACAG GCCTACAAGCGTGTCACCCGCGACCGAATTTAACCAAGCGGAAGGGCCCAGACCTGAAGCCCTTCTCCGAGCCGTGCAGCCCGAGCTGCTTCATGTTGCTG GAGGGCGTCCGCGAGCAGCTGGCGCGCGAGGCGGCGGACGACAAGCCGCTGGCGCTGGACTCGCCCAACGACGCCTCCTCCGAGGACAGCAACGACAGCAACCGCTACCAGAAGG GTAGCAACAGTAACTCCAGCAACAGCAACTGGAGCACGAATGGAATCAACAAGCCCGCCGACTCTCCGGCTGAAGCGACTTATAATGCCCTcg GTCTGACCGTGGGCGACGAATCCGAGTGGACGGGCTCGGACCAGTCGCTGTTCCGCTCGCTGCACAAGGTGTTCCCGGCCAACTACTGCGCCATCGCGCAGGTGATGCTGTCCAAGACGTGCCAACAG GTGTACCGGCACTGGACGGAGACGGGCCGCGAGAGCTGCGGCGTGCAGGCCGAGTGCACTCCGCCGcgcaagaagaagaagaagcacCGCCTGTGGTCCGTGCACTGCCGCAAGATCCAGCTCAAGAAGGACTCCGCCTCGCACCACGT ATACAACTACACGCCGTGTGATCACCCTAACCAGCCCTGCGACAACATGTGCCCCTGTCTCCAGTCACAGAACTTCTGTGAGAAGTTTTGTCAGTGCAGTAGCGAct GCCAGAACCGCTTCCCCGGCTGCCGCTGCAAGGCGCAGTGCAACACGAAGCAGTGCCCGTGCTACCTGGGCGTGCGCGAGTGCGACCCCGACCTGTGCACGGCGTGCGGCGCCgacgcgcccgcgccgccgctcGCGCCGCCGCTCGCGCAGCGCCTGCCGCTCTACTGCCGCAACGTCTCCGTGCAGAG GGGCCTGCACAAGCACCTGCTGCTGGCGCCGTCGGACGTGGCCGGCTGGGGCATCTTCCTCAAGGAGGCCGCGCACAAGAACGAGTTCATCTCGGAGTACTGCGGCGAGATCATCTCGCAGGACGAGGCGGACCGCCGCGGGAAGGTCTACGACAAGTACATGTGCTCCTTCCTGTTCAACCTTAATAACG ATTTCGTGGTGGACGCGACTCGCAAGGGGAACAAGATTCGCTTCGCCAACCACTCTATCAACCCGAACTGTTACGCCAAGGTGATGATGGTGAACGGCGACCATCGCATCGGTATTTTCGCCAAGCGCGCCATACAGCCTGGAGAGGAGTTGTTCTTCGATTACAG ATATGGACCAACAGAACAGCTGAAATTCGTTGGGATCGAAAGAGAGATGGAATTTTTATGA
- the LOC113403586 gene encoding oxysterol-binding protein-related protein 11, producing MIKTTSLGSNRPLSGQLYKYTNVVKGWQQRWFAVDPETGVLSYYLFDGPGDTVQPGQPARGEAHLAAAVICPSDEDSKTFTINCASGDMLKLRATDARARQEWVNGLRAIAEIHTKAMGANPPLQPREQLAVHDAMASARQQLQATELSDAALARCIESADSPFPHTDPDLLLLKATSAASMQCLLQCLGILLRQQQYATLSISKNSNSDH from the exons ATGATTAAAACAACAAGCTTAGGGTCAAATCGTCCGCTGTCTGGTCAACTATACAAATACACAAATGTTGTAAAAGGATGGCAGCAGAGGTGGTTTGCAGTGGATCCAGAAACTGGGGTGTTGTCCTACTATTTGTTTGATGGCCCTGGAGACACTGTTCAACCGGGTCAGCCGGCAAGAGGAGAG GCACACCTAGCCGCTGCTGTGATATGTCCAAGCGATGAAGACTCCAAAACATTCACTATTAACTGTGCTTCTGGAGACATGTTAAAACTGAGAGCTACAGATGCCCGAGCCAGGCAAGAATGGGTCAATGGACTAAGAGCCATAGCAGAGATACATACTaag GCCATGGGGGCAAATCCACCCTTGCAACCTCGAGAGCAGCTAGCTGTCCACGATGCCATGGCATCAGCTCGGCAACAATTACAAGCAACTGAACTAAG tgatGCAGCGTTGGCGAGATGCATCGAGTCAGCGGATTCTCCCTTTCCTCATACAGATCCAGATTTACTGCTTCTTAAG GCGACGTCGGCGGCCAGCATGCAGTGCTTGTTGCAGTGCCTGGGCATCTTACTCCGACAGCAACAGTACGCGACTCTCAGTATTTCCAAAAACTCTAACAGTGACCATTAG